A genomic region of Phenylobacterium parvum contains the following coding sequences:
- a CDS encoding SDR family NAD(P)-dependent oxidoreductase — MDFNLQGKVVLITGGSRGLGRAMAQAFAEAGANLAIVSRKLPACEETAAELAKLGVETFAHRCHVANWDEIEPMVDAVYQRFGRIDVLINNAGMSPLYPSLEEVTEDNFDKVIGVNFKGPFRLSALVGARMHRGDGGSIINISSIASLEASPYALPYAGAKAALNVLTTGFAAAYSPNVRVNTICVGPFATDVAEHWADPPDHDNPGWTKGGMRVGLPKEMVPAALWLASDTSSFTNGALIRIDGGPARARLRP, encoded by the coding sequence ATGGACTTCAACCTGCAGGGTAAGGTGGTGCTGATCACCGGCGGGTCGCGGGGCCTTGGGCGCGCCATGGCCCAGGCCTTCGCCGAGGCGGGCGCCAACCTCGCCATTGTCTCGCGCAAGCTGCCCGCCTGCGAGGAGACCGCCGCTGAACTTGCGAAGCTGGGGGTCGAGACCTTCGCCCACCGCTGCCACGTGGCCAACTGGGACGAGATCGAACCCATGGTGGACGCCGTCTACCAGCGCTTTGGCCGCATCGATGTCCTGATCAACAACGCCGGCATGTCGCCCCTCTATCCCTCCCTGGAGGAGGTCACCGAGGACAATTTCGACAAGGTCATCGGGGTCAACTTCAAGGGACCATTCCGGCTCTCGGCCCTGGTCGGGGCCCGGATGCACCGGGGCGACGGCGGCTCGATCATCAACATCTCCAGCATCGCCTCCCTGGAGGCCTCGCCCTACGCCCTGCCCTATGCCGGGGCCAAGGCGGCGCTGAACGTCCTGACCACCGGCTTCGCCGCCGCCTACAGCCCGAACGTGCGGGTCAACACCATCTGCGTGGGCCCCTTCGCCACCGACGTGGCCGAGCACTGGGCCGACCCGCCGGACCACGACAATCCCGGCTGGACGAAGGGCGGCATGCGCGTCGGCCTGCCCAAGGAGATGGTCCCCGCCGCCCTCTGGCTGGCCAGCGATACGTCCAGTTTCACCAACGGCGCCCTCATCCGCATCGACGGCGGCCCTGCCCGCGCGCGTCTCCGCCCCTGA
- a CDS encoding haloalkane dehalogenase: MKVLRTPDTRFEGLADWPFAPCYAEIKGPDGEPLRIAYVDEGPRDGAPVLLMHGEPSWSYLYRHIIPRLVAKGHRVLAPDLIGFGRSDKPAVRTDYTYERHVDWMSQWFVGLDMKGVVLFCQDWGGLIGLRLVAAFPERFAGVIVGNTGLPVGGGSGPGFDAWLTMSQTIPVMPIGGIVNMGTTRELKPEEVAAYDAPFPDESFKEGARQFPTLVPITAEHGSVAENLAAWKVLEAFDKPFLTAFSDNDPVTKGGEAAFKARVPGAQGEAHTILPGGHFLQEDCPAAIADLLDDMVRRTR; the protein is encoded by the coding sequence ATGAAGGTCCTGAGAACCCCTGACACGCGTTTCGAGGGCCTGGCCGACTGGCCCTTCGCCCCCTGCTACGCCGAGATCAAGGGACCCGATGGCGAACCCCTCCGGATCGCCTACGTGGATGAGGGGCCGCGCGACGGCGCACCGGTCCTGCTCATGCACGGCGAACCGTCCTGGTCCTACCTCTACCGCCACATCATCCCAAGGTTGGTGGCCAAGGGTCACAGGGTCCTTGCGCCGGACCTCATCGGCTTCGGCCGGTCCGATAAGCCCGCCGTCCGCACCGATTACACCTACGAGCGCCACGTCGACTGGATGAGCCAGTGGTTCGTGGGTCTCGACATGAAGGGCGTGGTCCTTTTCTGCCAGGACTGGGGCGGCCTGATCGGCCTGCGGCTGGTCGCCGCCTTCCCTGAGCGCTTCGCCGGCGTGATCGTCGGGAACACCGGCCTGCCCGTCGGCGGCGGCTCCGGCCCCGGCTTCGACGCCTGGCTAACCATGTCCCAGACCATCCCGGTCATGCCGATCGGCGGCATCGTGAACATGGGGACGACCCGCGAACTCAAGCCTGAAGAGGTCGCGGCCTACGATGCGCCCTTCCCGGATGAGAGCTTCAAGGAGGGCGCCCGCCAGTTCCCCACCCTGGTGCCCATCACGGCGGAGCACGGCTCGGTGGCTGAGAACCTGGCGGCCTGGAAGGTGCTGGAAGCCTTCGACAAGCCCTTCCTGACCGCCTTCAGCGACAATGATCCCGTCACAAAGGGCGGGGAGGCGGCCTTCAAGGCCCGCGTCCCCGGAGCCCAGGGCGAGGCGCATACGATCCTTCCCGGCGGACACTTCCTGCAGGAAGACTGCCCCGCCGCCATCGCCGACCTGCTGGACGATATGGTCCGGCGCACCCGCTGA
- a CDS encoding crotonase/enoyl-CoA hydratase family protein: protein MSSPTPTFETILYSVEDHIATITLHRPERMNAWTLQMCNDLRAAFDLTDRDDDVRAVIVTGSGRAFCAGADLSGGSQTFGAAKPDKDTPVRRDTAGLVTLRIFDSLKPVIGAINGAAVGVGVTMILPMDVRIASTEARFGLVFNRRGIIMEGASSFFLPRLVGMPATLDWIYSGRVFPASEALEKGLVSALHPPESLMDAARALAHEYADNTAPVSSALTRQLCWRMLGASHPMEAHRAESRALMARGGSEDAVEGVKSFFEKRPANFTDRVSSLPDVFPDWVDPEF, encoded by the coding sequence ATGTCCAGCCCCACGCCCACCTTCGAGACGATCCTCTATTCGGTCGAGGACCACATCGCGACCATCACCCTGCACCGGCCCGAGCGCATGAACGCCTGGACCCTGCAGATGTGCAACGACCTGCGCGCCGCCTTCGACCTGACCGACCGGGACGACGATGTCCGGGCCGTGATCGTCACCGGGTCCGGCAGGGCATTCTGCGCGGGCGCCGACCTGTCCGGGGGCAGCCAGACCTTCGGCGCCGCCAAGCCGGACAAGGACACGCCGGTCCGACGCGACACGGCGGGCCTTGTCACCCTGCGGATCTTCGACAGCCTGAAGCCGGTGATCGGCGCCATCAATGGTGCGGCGGTGGGCGTGGGTGTCACCATGATCCTGCCCATGGACGTGCGGATCGCCTCCACCGAGGCCCGCTTCGGTCTGGTCTTCAACCGTCGCGGCATTATCATGGAAGGCGCCTCGTCCTTCTTCCTGCCGCGCCTGGTGGGCATGCCGGCGACCCTGGACTGGATCTACTCGGGGCGGGTCTTCCCGGCCTCGGAGGCCCTTGAGAAGGGCCTGGTGAGCGCCCTGCACCCGCCGGAGTCGCTGATGGACGCCGCCCGCGCCCTGGCCCACGAGTACGCGGACAACACCGCCCCCGTCTCGAGCGCCCTCACCCGGCAGCTCTGCTGGCGCATGCTCGGCGCGAGCCACCCCATGGAGGCGCACAGGGCCGAGAGCCGCGCCCTGATGGCCCGCGGCGGTTCCGAAGATGCGGTGGAGGGCGTGAAGAGCTTCTTCGAAAAGCGGCCGGCCAACTTCACCGACCGCGTCTCCAGCCTCCCGGATGTCTTCCCCGACTGGGTCGACCCCGAGTTCTGA
- a CDS encoding DUF1330 domain-containing protein: MKVVNAVYPPPEQAMAFFSAEEDGPFVMVNLLKFKPKAEYEDGSNPHLTGAEAYALYGEGVRQLVEALGGRIRYSGQVTSLMIGEVEDLWDAVALAEYPSLAAFRAMAMSEDMGKIDHHRKAGLAGQLNIRTKAGAGFE, from the coding sequence ATGAAGGTCGTCAACGCCGTCTATCCGCCCCCCGAACAGGCCATGGCCTTCTTCTCCGCCGAGGAGGACGGGCCCTTCGTCATGGTCAACCTGCTGAAATTCAAGCCGAAGGCTGAGTACGAGGACGGCTCCAACCCCCACCTCACCGGGGCCGAGGCCTACGCCCTCTACGGCGAGGGCGTGCGCCAACTGGTCGAGGCCCTGGGCGGGCGCATCCGTTATTCCGGCCAGGTCACAAGCCTGATGATCGGCGAGGTCGAGGACCTTTGGGACGCCGTGGCCCTGGCCGAATATCCCTCTCTGGCGGCCTTCCGCGCCATGGCCATGTCTGAGGACATGGGCAAGATCGACCACCACCGGAAGGCCGGCCTGGCGGGACAGCTGAATATCCGCACCAAGGCCGGCGCCGGCTTCGAGTGA